The sequence CGCAGAGGCAGAAGCACAATTATCAAATAACTCACTGTATGATGCGGAAAATAAGACTAAACTTAATCAAGTGTTAGCTGTGCAGGCGAATAGCAAAAGCGAACTTGAAGACGTAGAAATGGAATGGATGGCTCTCCAAGAAGAGCTTGAAAAGATGGAGCAGGAGTTCAATAGCCAATGAATCCAGAACACGTAACAATTTCACTCTCATTAGAAAGGCTATGGCAATTTAGCTTGCAGTACTACAGTACGCGGGGAGTGAAAGACGCGTGTCTGAATCTACAAAATCAGTTCAAAGGCAATGTAAACCTGCTGCTGCTTCTCAAATGGCTAGATGAGCAGCAGGTGTGCTTCAAAGATAAAGATTGGCTGCAAGTGGAAGAGTGCTTAGGGCGCTCTGAAGCACTGCTGCATAGCTACCGAGACATTCGACGCAAACTTAAAGTGCATGTTCCTGATGCACTTTATCGAGAGTCGCTTCAATTTGAGCTTCAGCTAGAAAGGCGTCAACAGTCAGATTTGGTGGCGTGCATCAATGCCATCGAGCTAAAACACAATATCGGTGAACCTTTGGCGCTTCGCTATTGCCGTCAGCTGGGTGCCGAACACCTATACTCTTCTGTGTTTTCTAATCCAATGGACCATATCGTTAACATGTAGGATCGACTATGACCCAATTTGTTGCAGCAACAGGGTTAACGAACCCGCACCTACAAACGCTCGCCCCCCGCTTTATTCGCAAGAAAGCCTTGTTTGAGCCTGTTTGGCAAACGCTCTCAACACCAGACAATGATTTTCTTGATTTAGCCTGGAGTGAAGATTGGCGCACTGAACAAGCCCAAAGCAAACCCATTTTTGTGCTGTTCCATGGCCTCGAAGGTTGTTTTTATAGCCCTTACGCGAACGGCCTGATGCATGCATTTGCTAAAGATGGCTGGTTATCTGTCATGATGCATTTTCGCGGCTGTAGCGGAAAACCCAATAACTTAGCAAGAGCCTATCATTCTGGTGAAGTGGAAGACGCTCGCTTTTTTCTAGAGTATCTGGATGACCTTTTTCCAAATCAAAATAAAGTCGCAGTTGGTATCTCTTTAGGTGGCAATATGCTGGCAAATTACTTAGCTCAGTATAATGCCAAGCCCCTGTTAAACGCGGCCACGATTGTCTCAGCTCCCCTCGATCTTTCGGCTTGTTCACAGCGTATAGAGCAAGGTTTCTCTAAGCTCTACAAATCCTATCTGCTTTCTTCACTGAAGAAAAATGCACTACGGAAGCATCATTTATTGAAAGGTGAGTTGGACCTCTCATACAACAGCATCAAACGTGTTACTAAGCTTTATGAGTTTGATGATTTAATCACGGCCCCGTTGCACGGATTTAAAGATGCTGATGACTATTACCAGAGATGCTCTGGGATTCACCGCTTAAAAGACATTACTCTACCGACCCAAATCATACACGCCAAAGACGACCCATTCATGACGGATGCGGTGATCCCTAAATATGTTCTTCCAGACAACATTGATTACCGGTTGTTTGAGCAAGGCGGACATGTGGGTTTTGTCTCTGGCAGTGCCTTAAAGCCAAGGTTCTGGCTTGAAGAAGCGCTACCGGCCTACTATGAATGCCTGTCAGTTTCGGCATAATACGCGCTCGTCATAAAATTCAGAGGTATTTATGATTATTCCATGGCAACAAATAGCGCCAGACACGTTAGAGAATCTCATCAAAGAGTTTGTCCTGCGCGAAGGGACGGACTATGGAGAACACGAAGTCTCCTTGCAAAATAAGGTTGACCAGATCAAAGCCCAGCTCGAATCGGGTGAAGCCGTGGTGGTGTTCTCCGAACTCCATGAAACCGTTGATATTCAACTAAGGCGACACTTTAAAGAATAGTGTGCAGTGACGTGACCCTAAAGCGTGTTATAGTGGTTTTAATTACAGGTAAGTAACTAACAGACAAGGTTTGTCATGTCAGCAAAACACCCTATTATCGCGGTAACAGGTTCATCTGGTGCCGGTACTACTACGACATCTGAAGCTTTCCGAAAAATGTTCAACATGATGGACGTTAAGCCCGCATGGGTTGAAGGTGACAGCTTCCATCGCTTTACTCGACCAGAAATGGACATAGAGATACGTAAAGCCCGAGACCAAGGGCGGCATATTAGCTATTTTGGACCTCAGGCTAACGACTTCCCCGCATTGGCTGAATTCTTTCGTCAGTATGGCTACGACGGAACCGGACAAGTGCGCCGTTACCTTCATACCTTTGATGAAGCCGTACCGTACAATCAAATGCCCGGAACGTTTACTCCTTGGCAGGAGCTCCCTGAAAACTCTGATGTACTCTTTTACGAAGGGCTTCACGGCGGTGTGGTTGATGGTGACGTCAACGTATCACAGCACGTCGATTTTTTGATTGGTATGGTGCCGATTGTTAACCTAGAGTGGATTCAGAAGTTCGTTCGCGATACGCGTGACCGAGGTCACTCCCGAGAGGCCGTTATGGACTCTATCGTGCGTTCTATGGATGACTACCTCAACTACATTACGCCACAATTTTCTCGGACTCATATTAACTTTCAGCGCGTACCGACTGTCGATACCTCTAACCCGCTAAACGCCAAAGGCATCCCAAGCCTAGATGAAAGCTTCGTGGTCATTCGACTACGCGGTATAACCAACGTGGACTACCCATATCTGCTCGCCATGATAGATGGCTCTTTCATGTCTCGGCATAACACCTTGGTTGTCCCTGGAGGCAAGATGAGCTTTGCGATGGAACTGATTGTCAGACCTATCCTTCAGCAACTCATCGAAACGGGTAAAATTGGCTAAGCGACGTTTCTAAAGCACGATTACTTTTCATACCGTGATCATGTGCACAATTTTGTTTAGGAAATCAGCATGTGTACCCGATTAAAGTCAAGAAATCAGCTTAGAAAAAGGATACTATTTGAAACCGAAACACAAGATAGCTTGCAGCACTTATCAAGTGCTCTTATCCTAGTAAGTCCTAATTTAAGGCTTAGCTAAAACATGGAAAGCGGCAAGCGTACCCTGCAGAGGAAGTGAGATATTATGGTTCTAGGTAAACCTCAAACCGACCCAACATTAGAGTGGTTCCTTTCACACTGTCATATTCATAAGTACCCATCAAAAAGCACGCTGATCCACGCGGGCGAGAAAGCAGAAACTTTGTACTACATTGTTAAAGGTTCTGTTGCAGTACTTATCAAAGACGAAGAAGGTAAGGAAATGATTCTTTCTTACCTAAACCAAGGCGACTTTATCGGTGAACTTGGTCTGTTCGAAGAAGATCAAGAACGTACAGCATGGGTTCGTGCAAAATCTCCTTGTGAAGTCGCGGAAATCTCTTTCAAGAAATTCCGTCAGCTAATTCAAGTTAACCCAGACATTTTGATGCGCCTATCGGCACAGATGGCAAGTCGTCTTCAGGTGACGAGCCAGAAAGTGGGTGACCTAGCGTTCCTAGACGTAACAGGCCGTATCGCTCAAACTCTACTGAACCTAGCAAAACAACCTGATGCGATGACGCACCCAGACGGTATGCAAATCAAGATCACTCGTCAGGAAATTGGACAGATCGTTGGCTGTTCTCGTGAGACAGTAGGCCGTATCCTGAAAATGCTTGAAGAGCAGAACCTAATTTCTGCGCACGGTAAGACAATCGTTGTTTACGGTACTCGTTAATCTCTGATTAACCGAGCAAGAATATAAAAGCCACCAAATGCAAATTTGGTGGCTTTTTCTTTATCCGCCTTCTAAAGAAGGGGGCGACGCCATAACTAAGGCTCGATAGAAGCTATGACGTCTTAAGAACTTGGGTAAGTAACCCTTATTACCAGAGACGTTTGTTAACCGTTGGTGCTTTCGAAGATTTTGTCTGCTGATGCCGCGACAAATCCAGGATAAAGCTCGCCGTTACTCATTGGGTAACGCTTAGCAAACTCGTAAAAGCCGCCCGGTACGATCTCAGTGCCTTCTGTGAACTGTACTGGCACTTTATCTGCCATCGTCGACGATTGCTCTAATAGCACTTCCGGTGAGCCTTTCACTTCGCCACCGAATTCGTTGATATCAAACCCAGCTTGACGAAGGTGATCATTCACCTCTTTGACTTCAGCAAAAGCGTTCAGTTGATTCACACTCACTGTAAAGTGGTTTGCACCGTAACCATGCGCTGCCAGCCATGATGCATATTCGCTCTCTTTTGCCAGAATTTGATAATCGGCAAAGCTAAGATCCCATAAGCGTCCGCCATACAGGAACTCGTGACCTTTTAGCTTATCGGTGTCCAATTGCTCAACGAGCTTAGCTACGATCGCTTGCAGTTCCTCAGAACACTCGTTGACTTTGAGCTCACTGATGAACACTTTTGGCTGTTTCGGATCTGGGTGCTCAAAGTGTTTTGCGACCAGTTTTTTACTTTCAAACTCGTAATCGCCACAAGGCTTATAACCTGCGTCAAGAAACGGTTGAGCTAACGTCGCGATACCCAAAGGCGCTACGTTAAATGTACGTAGAGCGATGTGGTCATTGATCAGTGGTTCATCTTCCTGAAGCAGTTGGTGTACTTGTTCTGCAGAGGGACATAAGCGTTGAATATAGTCATTCCATAACGACTGGAATAAAACATCTGGCGTCATAACGCCTCCTTGTTAAAGGTTGTTTACGGTTATTGGATTATAAAAAAGGCCATCTAATCGACTTGTCCAGAGAATCAATCAGATAGCCTCAAACCTGTGACGTTCTATTTCTTAGTTCTTACAGCTCTACACCCGGGCTTAGCGTCGCTGGAAGCAACGTCTCGCCGCCTTCCATTGAAGCCATTGGGTAGGCACAGTAATCCGCCGCATAGTAAGCACTTGGACGTAAGTTACCTGAAGCGCCCGGACCACCAAATGGTGCATCGCCGCTCGCACCCGTCAACTGACGGTTACGGTTCACAATACCTGCACGGATATGGTCAACGAAGTAATCCCACTCGCTGTCGTCTGTTGATACTAGACCAGCCGATAGACCAAAACGTGTGTCGTTTGCGAGTTCAACCGCCTTATCCAAGCCTTGGTAACGCACAACCTGAAGCAGTGGGCCGAAGTATTCTTCATCTGGCAGATCGGCAATTGGTGTAACGTCGATGATGCCCGGAGTGACAAACGCCGCTTCGCCGCCTTTTGCTTCCAACAAGCTTACTGCACCTAGGCTTTGTAGGTTTGCTTGTGCATCAAGAATAAACTTCGCTGCCGCTTCAGAAATTTGAGGCCCCATAAATGGCGCTGGCTCGGCAAATGGCTGGCCGACACGAATCTTTTTCGTCGCTGCGACTAGCTTATCAACCAACACATCACCCTTTTCGCCCACAGGAACGTATAGACGACGCGCACAAGTACAACGTTGGCCTGCACTGATAAACGCAGATTGAATGATGGTGTAAACCGTCGCGTCTAGGTCGCCGTAATTGTCGGTAATCACCATTGGGTTGTTACCGCCCATTTCTAGCGCCAACATCTTACCCGGTTGCCCAGCAAATTGACGGTGAAGAATGTGCCCTGTATTCGCACTACCCGTAAATAGTAGGCCATCAATACCTTTAGATTCAGCCAACGCAATACCGGTTTCTTTCGCGCCTTGCACTAGGTTAATCACGCCTTTCGGTAGACCTGCTTTTTCCCATAGTTTCATCGCTAGCTCGCCAGTCATTGGCGTTTGCTCAGAGGGTTTAAAGACGACCGTGTTACCCGCCAAAATAGCAGGAACAATGTGACCATTTGGTAAGTGGCCAGGGAAGTTGTACGGGCCGAATACTGCCATAACGCCTAAAGGACGGTGGCGTAGAACAATTTGGTTACCTGCAGCTTCGCGAGTGCTTTCACCGGTACGGTCATGGTAAGCGCGAATAGAAATCGCAATCTTGCCTGCCATCGCTGCCGCTTCAGTGCGGGTTTCCCAAAGCGGCTTACCCGTTTCTTTCGCAATAACTTCAGCGATCTGCTCGCTGTGCTCTTTTACTTGTTCAGCAAAAGCCAAGACAATCGCTTCACGCTCTTCAAAGCTGAGTTTTTTCCAGCTCAAGAATGCGTCGCGGGCAGCCTTCACCGCATCATCAACCTGAGCAGGTGTTGCACTTAGCGCTTCCCAGATAACTTCGCCGTTATATGGGCTTTGTGAATTCATTGGCTCACCTTGTCCGGCAACCCATTCTCCTGCAATCCAATGTGTCATTTATCTGTCCTTAATTTACTGAGCCAACATACGAACAAACTCACCCTCATTCACCTGAAGCGCTTTTGCGACTTCTGGAGATAAGATGACCGATTCAGACTCTTTGTCGTATGCCGCTTTTGCTGCGGTCGCACGGAAGTTTTCAAATGAAGTGTTCGAGATTAAGTAATCCTGCGAGCTTGAATGCTCAGCAATCGTCACCTTCGCACGGAATGAGTGACGTACCGACTCGATATTGCGCAGGTCACATTCCACCGTTGGGCCGCCGTCGAAGATGTCGACGTAGTTACGACAAGTGAAACCTTCTTTTTCTAGCAAGCGAAGCGCTGGCTTAGTGTTCTCATGTACTTTACCAATCACTTCTTGAGCTTCTTTGCTCAGTAAGTTGATGTAGATTGGTAGCTTAGGCATCAGGTCTGCGATGAAACCTTTCGCGCCGATACCTGTTAAGTAATCCGCCATCGTGAAGTCGATCGAGAAGAAGTGCTCTTGTAGCCATTGCCAGAACGGTGAATTGCCGTCGTCGTCAGACACGCCACGCATCTCCGCAAAGATGGTTTTAGAGAAACGGTGCGGGTGCTCTGCCATCATCAAGAAACGACATTTCGACATCAAACGGCCATTCAGACCTT is a genomic window of Vibrio japonicus containing:
- a CDS encoding TIGR02444 family protein yields the protein MNPEHVTISLSLERLWQFSLQYYSTRGVKDACLNLQNQFKGNVNLLLLLKWLDEQQVCFKDKDWLQVEECLGRSEALLHSYRDIRRKLKVHVPDALYRESLQFELQLERRQQSDLVACINAIELKHNIGEPLALRYCRQLGAEHLYSSVFSNPMDHIVNM
- the astD gene encoding succinylglutamate-semialdehyde dehydrogenase, with the translated sequence MTHWIAGEWVAGQGEPMNSQSPYNGEVIWEALSATPAQVDDAVKAARDAFLSWKKLSFEEREAIVLAFAEQVKEHSEQIAEVIAKETGKPLWETRTEAAAMAGKIAISIRAYHDRTGESTREAAGNQIVLRHRPLGVMAVFGPYNFPGHLPNGHIVPAILAGNTVVFKPSEQTPMTGELAMKLWEKAGLPKGVINLVQGAKETGIALAESKGIDGLLFTGSANTGHILHRQFAGQPGKMLALEMGGNNPMVITDNYGDLDATVYTIIQSAFISAGQRCTCARRLYVPVGEKGDVLVDKLVAATKKIRVGQPFAEPAPFMGPQISEAAAKFILDAQANLQSLGAVSLLEAKGGEAAFVTPGIIDVTPIADLPDEEYFGPLLQVVRYQGLDKAVELANDTRFGLSAGLVSTDDSEWDYFVDHIRAGIVNRNRQLTGASGDAPFGGPGASGNLRPSAYYAADYCAYPMASMEGGETLLPATLSPGVEL
- the crp gene encoding cAMP-activated global transcriptional regulator CRP encodes the protein MVLGKPQTDPTLEWFLSHCHIHKYPSKSTLIHAGEKAETLYYIVKGSVAVLIKDEEGKEMILSYLNQGDFIGELGLFEEDQERTAWVRAKSPCEVAEISFKKFRQLIQVNPDILMRLSAQMASRLQVTSQKVGDLAFLDVTGRIAQTLLNLAKQPDAMTHPDGMQIKITRQEIGQIVGCSRETVGRILKMLEEQNLISAHGKTIVVYGTR
- a CDS encoding DUF1338 domain-containing protein; translated protein: MTPDVLFQSLWNDYIQRLCPSAEQVHQLLQEDEPLINDHIALRTFNVAPLGIATLAQPFLDAGYKPCGDYEFESKKLVAKHFEHPDPKQPKVFISELKVNECSEELQAIVAKLVEQLDTDKLKGHEFLYGGRLWDLSFADYQILAKESEYASWLAAHGYGANHFTVSVNQLNAFAEVKEVNDHLRQAGFDINEFGGEVKGSPEVLLEQSSTMADKVPVQFTEGTEIVPGGFYEFAKRYPMSNGELYPGFVAASADKIFESTNG
- a CDS encoding phosphoribulokinase, whose protein sequence is MSAKHPIIAVTGSSGAGTTTTSEAFRKMFNMMDVKPAWVEGDSFHRFTRPEMDIEIRKARDQGRHISYFGPQANDFPALAEFFRQYGYDGTGQVRRYLHTFDEAVPYNQMPGTFTPWQELPENSDVLFYEGLHGGVVDGDVNVSQHVDFLIGMVPIVNLEWIQKFVRDTRDRGHSREAVMDSIVRSMDDYLNYITPQFSRTHINFQRVPTVDTSNPLNAKGIPSLDESFVVIRLRGITNVDYPYLLAMIDGSFMSRHNTLVVPGGKMSFAMELIVRPILQQLIETGKIG
- a CDS encoding YheU family protein; translation: MIIPWQQIAPDTLENLIKEFVLREGTDYGEHEVSLQNKVDQIKAQLESGEAVVVFSELHETVDIQLRRHFKE
- a CDS encoding hydrolase: MTQFVAATGLTNPHLQTLAPRFIRKKALFEPVWQTLSTPDNDFLDLAWSEDWRTEQAQSKPIFVLFHGLEGCFYSPYANGLMHAFAKDGWLSVMMHFRGCSGKPNNLARAYHSGEVEDARFFLEYLDDLFPNQNKVAVGISLGGNMLANYLAQYNAKPLLNAATIVSAPLDLSACSQRIEQGFSKLYKSYLLSSLKKNALRKHHLLKGELDLSYNSIKRVTKLYEFDDLITAPLHGFKDADDYYQRCSGIHRLKDITLPTQIIHAKDDPFMTDAVIPKYVLPDNIDYRLFEQGGHVGFVSGSALKPRFWLEEALPAYYECLSVSA
- the astA gene encoding arginine N-succinyltransferase, with product MLVVRPIAMSDYDSLHTCAVESGHGFTSLPVNEELLTNRITHSEYSFAKPDVTEPGDEGYLMVGFDSETDEVAGCTGIEASIGWDVPFYSYHISTVVHSSRKLGVNNVVKLLTFGNNYTGCSEICTLFLRPTFRQGLNGRLMSKCRFLMMAEHPHRFSKTIFAEMRGVSDDDGNSPFWQWLQEHFFSIDFTMADYLTGIGAKGFIADLMPKLPIYINLLSKEAQEVIGKVHENTKPALRLLEKEGFTCRNYVDIFDGGPTVECDLRNIESVRHSFRAKVTIAEHSSSQDYLISNTSFENFRATAAKAAYDKESESVILSPEVAKALQVNEGEFVRMLAQ